In the Ctenopharyngodon idella isolate HZGC_01 chromosome 21, HZGC01, whole genome shotgun sequence genome, CATCTCCGCTCTGAACTTAGAGGTATGAAGGCCAAGCTTGGTCTGGAAGAACTTGAAGCCCCTGATCCAGAACAAGGTTCTCAAGAAAACAAGCAGCCTCAGGAGAAAGAGGTTTCTCCTGTGATCAGTGCCACTGATGTAGAGTCCACTCTCCTCCTCCTTCAAGACCAGAACCAGGGTATCCTTGATGAGCTAAATATGCTCAAAAGTGAAAACCGGATGCTGAAGGATCGCCTCAATGCTCTTGGCTTCTCTCTGGAGCACCGTCTGGACAGCCCTGACAAAGGTCTGCGTTGCCCGTCCCTTAGTCCTGAGCCTGTAGCTTCCGGCAGCAGTGGAGGTCATCGTGAAAGCAGAGGGGGTGGCATGCGCACGTCTTCCGCAGAAGGCTCCACCCAAGGCTCTACTGAGGACCTGCTGTCAGAGCCGAGACGTGTAGGCTCTCCTGATGCAGTGGACAGTGAGTGCAGTGAGGCCTACCAGCCAATCACCTCCAGTGATGATGCTTTGGACGCGCCCTCAGGTTGTGGATCATCTTCTGAATCAGAAGGAGGGCCACCAAGCCGGGAACATTCCCGCAGGGGCAGCAGCGGGAACACCAGCGAGGTTTCCGTGGCCTGCCTGACTGAGCGAATCCATCAAATGGAGGAGAACCAGCACAGCACATCAGAAGAACTCCAAGCCACCCTGCAGGAGCTTGCTGATCTCCAGCAGATCACACAAGAGCTGACCACGGAGAACGAACGCCTGGGTGAGGAGCGTGCCATTCTTGTCGACTCCCTCTGTCAACAAGGGGAGCGTCTAGAACTGTACGGAAGACAGCTGGACTACTTCCGTGGCCTTCTTGACGAGCACCGGGTGGCGTATGCCAAGGATGACGAAGATGCCAAAAGTGGGCGCTATGTGGAGCTGGAGAGGCGCTACGCCGAGCTGAACGAGGGCTCGCGTTTTGAGCGGGAGCAGCTGCTTGGTGTGCAGCAACAGCTAAGCAGTGCGCTCAAGATGGCGGAACAGGAGAACGCAGAAGCCCAAGGCCTGATGGCAGCATTAAAAGAGCGTGTCCACATGGCAGAGAGAGCTGTGGAAATGGAGCGGAGGGAGCGAGCCGTCGCCAAAGCGGAGTTGGAAGCGCTGATGGTGGTGTCCGAAGGGGAGCAGGTGGAGCTGAACCGCTGCAGAATCCAACTTGAgcaagagagacagagagtggCCCAGCTGCTCTCCATCCACAATGCAGGGGATAAGACCGACATACGCCACCTGCTGGACAGCGAGAGATTAGACAAGGAGCAAGCCGAGGCCAAGGCAGCTCAGTTACAAGAGGAACTGGGGCACACGCGCAGTGAAGCTGCCCAGCTCCAGGAGGCAATTAGCAAGGTGAAATTGACAAACACACTCAGATAACTCATATCTTTGATTATTTTAAGTTGTCTTAAGCTGCGTCCAAAGTCACATACTCTATGAAAATGTACTACATTTGATAAAGAACTTATTTcacaactgttaaaaaaagtattttgtatGTAGTATGGATATGTGtagtaaaaatgaaatacatcTGCCAAGTTGTCATTGTTATGTGACTTATGctgtcagttgcgtcgcttctcTGCCATTCACAACACCTCTATCGTGGCCTAATGAAATAGTATGACCATCGGATTTGCTTACTgttatgaatactatgaattcaaacatactcttttcacatactgtctatatagtagggaagtaggcatattcggACATAGgggctgcgtccaaaatcgcatactctcgagtaggtacttatttttaataagtaattGCTTAATGACCActaaaaaaagtacattctatatGGCATGAATGTGTGAATCCAAACGtactacattcaccatgttgtcattatcatgtgacctaccagcatcagttgtgtcgcttcactgccattcacaaatcctctcccgtggcctcatgggatagtaaagtgtccatcgtatgcacacttcagaagtactaggtcatccgggtacttttgcttactcttttatgagtactgtgaattcggacgtacttttgtcacatactgaaTTCACATATTGAATCTCCAGGTTAACTAGTAGCAGTGTACTGTACATTTTCCAACATGTATCGCAATAGTAAGATATTTCTTtattgattaaaatatatatatatatatatatatgtatttgtaataataataaatgggGGGGGATAGTCaggtttttcttgttttgtcttTAGCTGATCACATGCCTGTTGTATCCCTGCTAACGTGTATCCTTGTGTTCGCTAAAGCTTGAGGGTGAGTTCCGAGCATTTCGTGACGATATCCAGGCACAGTTAGCGGAGCAGAAGCGGCTCCTGGAGCAGCAGTGCTCTGAGCTAGAGGAGAAGGATACAGAGATCGCTGACATGAAGGAGACCATCTTTGAGCTGGAGGATGAAGTTGAGCAGCATCGTGCTGTCAAGCTCCATGACAACCTCATCATTTCCGACCTGGAGAGTAAGTCACATGACAAAATGGTTTCCATGGCTCACTAAatactatttatatttaattgacacattaaatatatgtacagtcaaaccaaaatttattcagacaccttgaacatttcattcattaatacggtttatataatatatttaataaaatatgacaagatctcagagttaaactgtgtcagaaaaaaataatcttaattatgtcagataacacttaagcaaaacatgctcaggtcaaagtgtctgaataatttttggttccaaatttttatcaattttactggtagtccgctgtatgaagaatttttgggtataatatgtcacagtttactttattttgctatcctcacttacataaatgaactatagtgtcctgcacccactgtaaaaatatataaaaaatgtctgaataatttttggtttgactgtatatgtatacatttatatttaattaatacataatattgaatatatttatcaaaataatatattttttatagttatttttatcaaaaatattgtgCCAAAAAATTCTATAGAGCTAAGGCActttcacaccaaggatgataactataaaaataaagatatagttctaaaaatcattctaaatataaatgaatagcagagtccacaccacaactataatgataacggcACACTGGaacgatatcattggaatcactttcagaatgtttttttttccagctgatgaatgataaaaacattgacagccaatcagaattcatcctgctttaaagagcttgatcatttaaagcggcagacgacaaaactgcagcacgtgcttaaaataaacatattgtGCGTTGGTGTGAACGCTAttatatcattatagttatgtttgtagttatcattcttggtgtgaacggcctTTAGGCTGAAGATAAAACTTGCTATATCCAAGGTTTGTATTAGTATATACTAATGCATAATGTAAGATAGATCTCAAGTAAAGAATTGTACAGAAAACTTTTTTCTATGTATATAACAAACAAATTTGTCTGGTGTTAGCCAGATGTTGACCAgacagttttgttttcattattttgtagTTATGCAGGCTTCTGTCCACATAGAGGCGTCATCGAGCTATCTTGAGTATACAATACAGACATTTTCTTGACTTAACATGTCTTTagctttcagtttcattttattGGCATGATagttttactgaaaaaaatagcttaattgtataaaaataaaattaaaattaggcatttgaataaaataaactttcagCAACACATTAATGAACATTTAACTTTCTTTATAAATCTGTATTTATTTCTGCCATTTTCCCTCCTCAGATTCCATCAAAAAGCTTCATGATCAGAAATATGATATGGAGAAGGAGATTAAGGTTCTTCACCGTAAATTGCGGGTAAATTTCCCCTTTTTATGTGCTGTGTTTGCACTGTGTATATTAGGATTATTATAGTAATTCTAATCTTAAAAATGGTTTGAAATCAGTACTaacaattaaaaaggaatttatacctgtatgatattatgctttagccacattggaccagcggtttggaaaatggattcatTCAGCGTGTGatttacagtgcattatgggtattctctagccattgagCGTATATCGGTTGTAAACTCGTTattgtggtgcattgtgggattgaatgagtgcactcgataatgtcCATTATGGTATCGGACACCACtgcaaatggctgtcccctcaaatagtgccctatttaagggtatagggggtgatttcagACACTGCCCATGATTCTCCAAATTAATTTAACTGACACCTGTCACTCACAGGAGGAATCAGCTGAGTGGCGTCAGTTCCAAGCTGATCTGCAAACGGCTGTTGTCATCGCCAATGACATCAAGACGGAAGCTCAGGAGGAGATCGGAGACCTACGGCGTCGCCTTCAGGAAGCTCAGGAGAAAAAtgagaagatgaacaaagaacTGGATGAACTAAAGAGCAGAAAGTAAGAGATGTAATGTACATTTAcaacacaatgtaaatatgtTGTGACTAGGGTGTTGACACTCAGACACAGgatgtgtgattgtgtttgtaAGGGCAAATATTTGCATATGCTGGAGACTTGAGTGTCAGTGTGTGTCTTGTGCTACAGGCAGGAAGAGGAGCGTGGCCGTGTGTATAATTATATGAATGCCGTGGAGAGAGATCTGGCTGCGCTGAGGCAGGGGATGGGACTGAGTCGACGTTCCTCCACTTCCTCTGAACCATCGCCCACCGTCAAAACACTCATCAAGAGCTTTGACAGCGCCTCGCAAGGTTCACAAACACATGCAGATTATGCAGATACATGCTCATATTTGGGGTGGTGTGGCCTAGTGTTTCTAGATCTAAGCTGGTAATTAAAAGTTTGTTGGTTGTTCGAACCCCACAAGGGCGA is a window encoding:
- the LOC127503888 gene encoding cytospin-A-like isoform X3 encodes the protein MCSPRKITSAGVRLRCKCIKNLEPSMKKATKPTAATSRTSAGTKAPGRPEGSSIMGTGGKMTNKSHSSAPLSKAKSNDDLPAVSAGSGAVSISNSNTTARNKRGTFSQNTSSTETRSKTSSGLSGRRAMTSTAKDPGTTRENLRERTRASAAKKLAVPNDALPQKRSRCHTVAETDSRMSKSRSDSQISHKAVLECQVKDLLGLAKSKDLEILHLRSELRGMKAKLGLEELEAPDPEQGSQENKQPQEKEVSPVISATDVESTLLLLQDQNQGILDELNMLKSENRMLKDRLNALGFSLEHRLDSPDKGLRCPSLSPEPVASGSSGGHRESRGGGMRTSSAEGSTQGSTEDLLSEPRRVGSPDAVDSECSEAYQPITSSDDALDAPSGCGSSSESEGGPPSREHSRRGSSGNTSEVSVACLTERIHQMEENQHSTSEELQATLQELADLQQITQELTTENERLGEERAILVDSLCQQGERLELYGRQLDYFRGLLDEHRVAYAKDDEDAKSGRYVELERRYAELNEGSRFEREQLLGVQQQLSSALKMAEQENAEAQGLMAALKERVHMAERAVEMERRERAVAKAELEALMVVSEGEQVELNRCRIQLEQERQRVAQLLSIHNAGDKTDIRHLLDSERLDKEQAEAKAAQLQEELGHTRSEAAQLQEAISKLEGEFRAFRDDIQAQLAEQKRLLEQQCSELEEKDTEIADMKETIFELEDEVEQHRAVKLHDNLIISDLENSIKKLHDQKYDMEKEIKVLHRKLREESAEWRQFQADLQTAVVIANDIKTEAQEEIGDLRRRLQEAQEKNEKMNKELDELKSRKQEEERGRVYNYMNAVERDLAALRQGMGLSRRSSTSSEPSPTVKTLIKSFDSASQGPLPASPAAAAVAVAAATAISRTPLSPSPIKTPPAAAVSPIQRHTISSAKPLSSMLDKRPSYTDLSIPADHLLRTSPVTRPGCGLQRVTNMDSNKSISVSGRSSDELKRDLSVTDTSMSSSVIALGSSSPQLSMSSNSSSPTASVTPTTRGRLREERKDPLSALAREYGGSKRNALLRWCQKKTEGYQNIDITNFSSSWNDGLAFCAILHTYLPAHIPYHELSSQDKRRNFTLAFQAAESVGIKSTLDIGEMVHTERPDWQSVMTYVTAIYKYFET
- the LOC127503888 gene encoding cytospin-A-like isoform X4 yields the protein MCSPRKITSAGVRLRCKCIKNLEPSMKKATKPTAATSRTSAGTKAPGRPEGSSIMGTGGKMTNKSHSSAPLSKAKSNDDLPAVSAGSGAVSISNSNTTARNKRGTFSQNTSSTETRSKTSSGLSGRRAMTSTAKDPGTTRENLRERTRASAAKKLAVPNDALPQKRSRCHTVAETDSRMSKSRSDSQISHKAVLECQVKDLLGLAKSKDLEILHLRSELRGMKAKLGLEELEAPDPEQGSQENKQPQEKEVSPVISATDVESTLLLLQDQNQGILDELNMLKSENRMLKDRLNALGFSLEHRLDSPDKGLRCPSLSPEPVASGSSGGHRESRGGGMRTSSAEGSTQGSTEDLLSEPRRVGSPDAVDSECSEAYQPITSSDDALDAPSGCGSSSESEGGPPSREHSRRGSSGNTSEVSVACLTERIHQMEENQHSTSEELQATLQELADLQQITQELTTENERLGEERAILVDSLCQQGERLELYGRQLDYFRGLLDEHRVAYAKDDEDAKSGRYVELERRYAELNEGSRFEREQLLGVQQQLSSALKMAEQENAEAQGLMAALKERVHMAERAVEMERRERAVAKAELEALMVVSEGEQVELNRCRIQLEQERQRVAQLLSIHNAGDKTDIRHLLDSERLDKEQAEAKAAQLQEELGHTRSEAAQLQEAISKLEGEFRAFRDDIQAQLAEQKRLLEQQCSELEEKDTEIADMKETIFELEDEVEQHRAVKLHDNLIISDLENSIKKLHDQKYDMEKEIKVLHRKLREESAEWRQFQADLQTAVVIANDIKTEAQEEIGDLRRRLQEAQEKNEKMNKELDELKSRKQEEERGRVYNYMNAVERDLAALRQGMGLSRRSSTSSEPSPTVKTLIKSFDSASQGPLPASPAAAAVAVAAATAISRTPLSPSPIKTPPAAAVSPIQRHTISSAKPLSSMLDKRPSYTDLSIPDHLLRTSPVTRPGCGLQRVTNMDSNKSISVSGRSSDELKRDLSVTDTSMSSSVIALGSSSPQLSMSSNSSSPTASVTPTTRGRLREERKDPLSALAREYGGSKRNALLRWCQKKTEGYQNIDITNFSSSWNDGLAFCAILHTYLPAHIPYHELSSQDKRRNFTLAFQAAESVGIKSTLDIGEMVHTERPDWQSVMTYVTAIYKYFET
- the LOC127503888 gene encoding cytospin-A-like isoform X1 produces the protein MCSPRKITSAGVRLRCKCIKNLEPSMKKATKPTAATSRTSAGTKAPGRPEGSSIMGTGGKMTNKSHSSAPLSKAKSNDDLPAVSAGSGAVSISNSNTTARNKRGTFSQNTSSTETRSKTSSGLSGRRAMTSTAKDPGTTRENLRERTRASAAKKLAVPNDALPQKRSRCHTVAETDSRMSKSRSDSQISHKAVLECQVKDLLGLAKSKDLEILHLRSELRGMKAKLGLEELEAPDPEQGSQENKQPQEKEVSPVISATDVESTLLLLQDQNQGILDELNMLKSENRMLKDRLNALGFSLEHRLDSPDKGLRCPSLSPEPVASGSSGGHRESRGGGMRTSSAEGSTQGSTEDLLSEPRRVGSPDAVDSECSEAYQPITSSDDALDAPSGCGSSSESEGGPPSREHSRRGSSGNTSEVSVACLTERIHQMEENQHSTSEELQATLQELADLQQITQELTTENERLGEERAILVDSLCQQGERLELYGRQLDYFRGLLDEHRVAYAKDDEDAKSGRYVELERRYAELNEGSRFEREQLLGVQQQLSSALKMAEQENAEAQGLMAALKERVHMAERAVEMERRERAVAKAELEALMVVSEGEQVELNRCRIQLEQERQRVAQLLSIHNAGDKTDIRHLLDSERLDKEQAEAKAAQLQEELGHTRSEAAQLQEAISKLEGEFRAFRDDIQAQLAEQKRLLEQQCSELEEKDTEIADMKETIFELEDEVEQHRAVKLHDNLIISDLENSIKKLHDQKYDMEKEIKVLHRKLREESAEWRQFQADLQTAVVIANDIKTEAQEEIGDLRRRLQEAQEKNEKMNKELDELKSRKQEEERGRVYNYMNAVERDLAALRQGMGLSRRSSTSSEPSPTVKTLIKSFDSASQGPLPASPAAAAVAVAAATAISRTPLSPSPIKTPPAAAVSPIQRHTISSAKPLSSMLDKRPSYTDLSIPADHLLRTSPVTRPGCGLQRVTNMDSNKSISVSGRSSDELKRDLSVTDTSMSSSVIALGSSSPQLSMSSNSSSPTASVTPTTRGRLREERKDPLSALAREYGGSKRNALLRWCQKKTEGYQNIDITNFSSSWNDGLAFCAILHTYLPAHIPYHELSSQDKRRNFTLAFQAAESVGIKSTLDIGEMVHTERPDWQSVMTYVTAIYKVLYGYRSRPDPTKLL
- the LOC127503888 gene encoding cytospin-A-like isoform X5, with protein sequence MKKATKPTAATSRTSAGTKAPGRPEGSSIMGTGGKMTNKSHSSAPLSKAKSNDDLPAVSAGSGAVSISNSNTTARNKRGTFSQNTSSTETRSKTSSGLSGRRAMTSTAKDPGTTRENLRERTRASAAKKLAVPNDALPQKRSRCHTVAETDSRMSKSRSDSQISHKAVLECQVKDLLGLAKSKDLEILHLRSELRGMKAKLGLEELEAPDPEQGSQENKQPQEKEVSPVISATDVESTLLLLQDQNQGILDELNMLKSENRMLKDRLNALGFSLEHRLDSPDKGLRCPSLSPEPVASGSSGGHRESRGGGMRTSSAEGSTQGSTEDLLSEPRRVGSPDAVDSECSEAYQPITSSDDALDAPSGCGSSSESEGGPPSREHSRRGSSGNTSEVSVACLTERIHQMEENQHSTSEELQATLQELADLQQITQELTTENERLGEERAILVDSLCQQGERLELYGRQLDYFRGLLDEHRVAYAKDDEDAKSGRYVELERRYAELNEGSRFEREQLLGVQQQLSSALKMAEQENAEAQGLMAALKERVHMAERAVEMERRERAVAKAELEALMVVSEGEQVELNRCRIQLEQERQRVAQLLSIHNAGDKTDIRHLLDSERLDKEQAEAKAAQLQEELGHTRSEAAQLQEAISKLEGEFRAFRDDIQAQLAEQKRLLEQQCSELEEKDTEIADMKETIFELEDEVEQHRAVKLHDNLIISDLENSIKKLHDQKYDMEKEIKVLHRKLREESAEWRQFQADLQTAVVIANDIKTEAQEEIGDLRRRLQEAQEKNEKMNKELDELKSRKQEEERGRVYNYMNAVERDLAALRQGMGLSRRSSTSSEPSPTVKTLIKSFDSASQGPLPASPAAAAVAVAAATAISRTPLSPSPIKTPPAAAVSPIQRHTISSAKPLSSMLDKRPSYTDLSIPADHLLRTSPVTRPGCGLQRVTNMDSNKSISVSGRSSDELKRDLSVTDTSMSSSVIALGSSSPQLSMSSNSSSPTASVTPTTRGRLREERKDPLSALAREYGGSKRNALLRWCQKKTEGYQNIDITNFSSSWNDGLAFCAILHTYLPAHIPYHELSSQDKRRNFTLAFQAAESVGIKSTLDIGEMVHTERPDWQSVMTYVTAIYKVLYGYRSRPDPTKLL
- the LOC127503888 gene encoding cytospin-A-like isoform X2, with amino-acid sequence MCSPRKITSAGVRLRCKCIKNLEPSMKKATKPTAATSRTSAGTKAPGRPEGSSIMGTGGKMTNKSHSSAPLSKAKSNDDLPAVSAGSGAVSISNSNTTARNKRGTFSQNTSSTETRSKTSSGLSGRRAMTSTAKDPGTTRENLRERTRASAAKKLAVPNDALPQKRSRCHTVAETDSRMSKSRSDSQISHKAVLECQVKDLLGLAKSKDLEILHLRSELRGMKAKLGLEELEAPDPEQGSQENKQPQEKEVSPVISATDVESTLLLLQDQNQGILDELNMLKSENRMLKDRLNALGFSLEHRLDSPDKGLRCPSLSPEPVASGSSGGHRESRGGGMRTSSAEGSTQGSTEDLLSEPRRVGSPDAVDSECSEAYQPITSSDDALDAPSGCGSSSESEGGPPSREHSRRGSSGNTSEVSVACLTERIHQMEENQHSTSEELQATLQELADLQQITQELTTENERLGEERAILVDSLCQQGERLELYGRQLDYFRGLLDEHRVAYAKDDEDAKSGRYVELERRYAELNEGSRFEREQLLGVQQQLSSALKMAEQENAEAQGLMAALKERVHMAERAVEMERRERAVAKAELEALMVVSEGEQVELNRCRIQLEQERQRVAQLLSIHNAGDKTDIRHLLDSERLDKEQAEAKAAQLQEELGHTRSEAAQLQEAISKLEGEFRAFRDDIQAQLAEQKRLLEQQCSELEEKDTEIADMKETIFELEDEVEQHRAVKLHDNLIISDLENSIKKLHDQKYDMEKEIKVLHRKLREESAEWRQFQADLQTAVVIANDIKTEAQEEIGDLRRRLQEAQEKNEKMNKELDELKSRKQEEERGRVYNYMNAVERDLAALRQGMGLSRRSSTSSEPSPTVKTLIKSFDSASQGPLPASPAAAAVAVAAATAISRTPLSPSPIKTPPAAAVSPIQRHTISSAKPLSSMLDKRPSYTDLSIPDHLLRTSPVTRPGCGLQRVTNMDSNKSISVSGRSSDELKRDLSVTDTSMSSSVIALGSSSPQLSMSSNSSSPTASVTPTTRGRLREERKDPLSALAREYGGSKRNALLRWCQKKTEGYQNIDITNFSSSWNDGLAFCAILHTYLPAHIPYHELSSQDKRRNFTLAFQAAESVGIKSTLDIGEMVHTERPDWQSVMTYVTAIYKVLYGYRSRPDPTKLL